From Vibrio fortis, a single genomic window includes:
- a CDS encoding DUF2955 domain-containing protein — MPMFLSDSMLRYGLRVALTPWIVFVLGLGIGWKLSFVGAVLTSLFILSPKQVPAQYAIKLIIVAYVYMIGAWYLSAATRFYPGATLMLVFVGVLLSYKLLVVKKDILTVVMALLGALLIPLQMKSNPTIAWDLAIWLPHNLLIAWLASSLAFHLLPADDSVNSPQKSDENYCENRRWLRLSIAFLPFVAFSFITSSVSAFTLTYLAVQVTQFAATSNNFDMIKGAMIGNIAGGLMAVFAYEVIVIAPFLPLLALVLLLGYALLAQQLLKGNVFAPTAMTAFTVVCGVSLGPIMDDAEGKIFVRLTQIAFAMAYIFAAMLIINKMLPDKKPQPQSE; from the coding sequence ATGCCGATGTTTTTATCAGATTCTATGCTCAGATATGGGCTCCGCGTCGCCCTCACGCCTTGGATTGTTTTTGTCTTGGGCTTAGGTATAGGCTGGAAACTCTCTTTTGTCGGAGCTGTACTCACAAGCTTATTTATCCTATCTCCAAAACAGGTGCCTGCTCAGTATGCTATTAAGCTGATCATAGTGGCTTACGTATACATGATTGGAGCATGGTATCTCTCTGCGGCTACGCGCTTTTATCCAGGGGCAACGTTAATGCTCGTTTTTGTTGGGGTCTTATTGTCTTACAAGCTTCTGGTTGTTAAAAAAGACATACTTACGGTAGTAATGGCATTACTTGGTGCGTTACTGATTCCATTACAGATGAAATCGAACCCTACTATAGCGTGGGACCTTGCAATTTGGCTGCCTCATAACCTCTTAATTGCATGGTTAGCCAGTAGCCTCGCGTTCCATCTACTACCTGCAGACGATTCGGTAAACTCACCTCAAAAATCTGATGAAAACTATTGCGAAAACAGACGCTGGTTAAGGTTAAGTATAGCGTTTTTGCCGTTTGTTGCTTTCTCATTCATTACGAGCAGCGTCAGTGCATTCACGCTTACTTACCTTGCAGTACAAGTTACTCAGTTTGCCGCCACCAGCAACAATTTCGATATGATAAAAGGAGCGATGATTGGCAATATCGCTGGTGGTTTGATGGCTGTTTTTGCTTATGAGGTGATTGTCATCGCGCCATTTCTCCCATTGCTTGCTCTTGTTCTGTTGCTTGGCTATGCATTACTAGCTCAACAACTGTTAAAGGGAAATGTATTCGCTCCGACCGCAATGACCGCCTTCACTGTTGTATGCGGTGTTTCACTGGGGCCGATTATGGATGATGCAGAAGGAAAGATTTTTGTAAGGTTGACGCAAATAGCTTTCGCAATGGCCTACATTTTCGCTGCGATGCTCATTATCAACAAGATGCTCCCTGACAAAAAGCCTCAGCCTCAATCAGAATGA
- a CDS encoding MFS transporter has translation MIRFLLCSFSFVLLYPTAIDLYLVGLPQIAADLNATESQLHTAFSIYLAGMASTMLLAGKVADQLGRKPVIIIGALIFIAASVFAGSTQQISVFLTGRFFQGVGAGACYVVAFAILRDVLDDQARAKVLSMLNGITCIIPVIAPVVGHMIMLYSPWQTLFTVMAAIGVVVCVLATFVLRETLTKERSNATLEQSSESFINGYFLRRLVITTLGVATILSYVNVSPMVIMGTLEMDRGGYSSVMAYTALAGMLTSFCTPFILNHVNQKTLIVSAQLLFATAATGLLFSSQLHLATPYYLGSFVALCIGFSLGFGVTMSQALAPFSQRAGVASSLLGISHVSFSAAYIWLMGALGINALNILIFILVLGSITSCGLLLLERVQTTNRHYEESSQPS, from the coding sequence ATGATCCGTTTCTTACTGTGTAGTTTTAGCTTTGTACTGCTCTACCCAACTGCCATTGATCTGTATTTAGTTGGGTTACCGCAAATCGCGGCGGATCTGAATGCGACCGAATCACAGCTGCATACCGCGTTTTCGATTTATTTAGCAGGTATGGCTAGCACCATGTTATTGGCAGGCAAAGTGGCGGACCAACTGGGAAGAAAGCCTGTCATCATTATTGGGGCTTTGATCTTTATTGCGGCGTCTGTGTTTGCGGGCAGTACCCAACAAATCTCAGTATTTTTAACTGGTCGCTTCTTCCAAGGGGTTGGGGCTGGGGCTTGTTATGTGGTCGCCTTTGCAATTCTTCGAGATGTACTGGATGATCAAGCCCGAGCAAAAGTGCTCTCTATGCTCAATGGCATCACCTGTATTATCCCAGTGATTGCGCCAGTGGTTGGCCACATGATCATGCTCTACTCTCCGTGGCAAACCCTATTTACAGTAATGGCAGCGATTGGTGTAGTGGTATGCGTTCTCGCCACCTTTGTTCTGCGTGAGACCTTAACTAAAGAGCGATCTAACGCCACTCTCGAACAGAGCTCAGAGTCTTTTATCAATGGCTACTTCTTAAGAAGACTGGTTATTACGACATTAGGCGTTGCCACAATACTTAGTTATGTGAACGTATCACCGATGGTGATCATGGGGACGCTAGAAATGGATCGTGGCGGTTACTCATCTGTCATGGCATACACCGCATTGGCGGGTATGCTCACCTCCTTTTGTACGCCATTTATCTTGAACCACGTGAATCAGAAAACCCTTATCGTTAGCGCACAACTTCTGTTTGCGACTGCGGCAACTGGGTTGTTGTTCTCTTCTCAACTGCACCTTGCTACACCTTATTACCTCGGATCGTTCGTCGCCTTATGTATTGGCTTCTCTTTGGGCTTTGGGGTAACAATGAGTCAGGCCTTAGCGCCATTTAGCCAACGTGCAGGGGTCGCTAGCTCACTACTTGGTATTAGCCATGTCTCTTTCTCTGCGGCGTATATCTGGCTAATGGGAGCGTTAGGGATTAATGCATTGAATATTCTAATCTTTATCCTAGTCTTAGGTAGTATCACCAGTTGCGGTCTATTACTATTAGAACGAGTACAAACAACGAATCGTCACTATGAAGAAAGCTCTCAACCGTCTTGA
- a CDS encoding AI-2E family transporter, whose protein sequence is MRNNEDLEVVISNAFTKSLIRFSTLAFIIIVCSWAFLPFLPILLWALVLAIALYPVRLFIEKKTKWTPARSSTLIAFIGVLILGIPTALVGNAFATNILLAFDAYEAGTLVLPAPTENVKDWPLIGTNLYEIWKEASLDLTGFVEDRQPQIKEVLNWFVETASGAAKSVFLLIGAIIIAGIMLAWAQPATLSIKKIFISFSNEQRGTELHKLTTATIRQVAIGIIGIAFLTALVFGLTVNFASVPAAPLLTIVALVFAICQIPVTLVAIVASALLWSGNDTSTLHNTIFTVLMIAASLTDNFLKPMVLGRGLEVPMPVVLIGAIGGMMSGGILGMFIGAAFLAAGYQVFMAWVAAESDSATQAVLEQPEKSTNS, encoded by the coding sequence ATGAGAAATAACGAAGATTTAGAAGTTGTGATATCAAACGCATTCACCAAATCTTTGATCCGATTTTCCACACTAGCATTCATCATCATAGTTTGTTCATGGGCGTTTCTTCCTTTCTTGCCGATTTTGCTATGGGCTCTTGTGCTGGCGATCGCACTCTACCCTGTTCGCCTATTCATTGAAAAGAAGACCAAATGGACACCAGCAAGAAGCTCAACTTTGATTGCTTTCATAGGGGTCTTAATACTGGGAATCCCGACAGCTTTAGTTGGTAATGCATTCGCAACAAACATCTTACTGGCGTTTGATGCCTATGAAGCCGGAACTCTTGTGTTACCAGCACCCACCGAAAATGTAAAAGACTGGCCACTTATTGGCACCAACCTTTATGAAATTTGGAAGGAAGCATCCCTTGATCTCACTGGCTTTGTAGAAGATCGTCAACCTCAAATCAAAGAGGTGTTGAACTGGTTTGTTGAAACAGCAAGTGGCGCTGCAAAAAGTGTATTTCTTCTGATTGGAGCAATCATCATCGCTGGCATTATGCTCGCTTGGGCGCAACCAGCCACTCTTTCAATCAAAAAAATCTTTATTAGCTTCTCCAACGAACAACGAGGCACAGAGCTACATAAGCTGACAACCGCAACCATTCGTCAAGTGGCGATCGGTATTATCGGCATCGCCTTCTTAACTGCTTTGGTATTCGGTCTTACTGTAAATTTCGCATCAGTTCCTGCTGCCCCATTACTGACTATTGTCGCCCTGGTATTTGCTATCTGTCAGATACCCGTAACTTTGGTCGCTATTGTTGCTTCGGCTCTACTTTGGTCAGGAAACGACACTTCAACCTTACACAACACCATCTTTACGGTGTTGATGATTGCAGCGAGCTTAACGGACAACTTCCTAAAACCAATGGTACTCGGTAGAGGCTTGGAGGTTCCGATGCCAGTCGTCCTAATTGGTGCAATCGGAGGCATGATGTCAGGCGGAATTCTTGGCATGTTCATTGGTGCTGCCTTCTTAGCAGCGGGTTACCAAGTCTTTATGGCGTGGGTGGCAGCGGAAAGCGATAGCGCGACGCAAGCTGTGCTTGAACAACCGGAAAAGAGTACAAACAGCTAA
- the yidZ gene encoding HTH-type transcriptional regulator YidZ, giving the protein MKKALNRLDLNLLFTLQLLVQERSVSMTAKKLNVTPSTVSKSLNKLRDWFDDPLFVKTPKGLAPTPLVESMEQDLSDWLQKSHQLMDKRSEAANNKVHFDLHIESPLLLTFLNDLLLKIDQSYPNASIKTSNWDYDSIDALIRGEADIAFTGRETHPRSKESLDLMPYSIDFEVLFNDEPKVFLRDDHPALKEEWALDTFLKYTHINIVWEKSETWALDEVLKEIGRTRNVGLTLSSFEQALYMAAQPEHQMLTTSPGYCEDYIKQLHPNLVALPLPLAGEQLEKLTIPFTMMWHKRNAYNPKLVWLKETLRSLMTN; this is encoded by the coding sequence ATGAAGAAAGCTCTCAACCGTCTTGATCTCAACTTACTTTTCACGCTGCAATTGCTTGTGCAAGAGCGCAGCGTGTCTATGACGGCGAAAAAACTCAACGTTACGCCGTCTACCGTGAGTAAGTCTTTAAATAAACTAAGGGATTGGTTTGATGATCCGCTGTTTGTAAAAACACCAAAAGGGTTAGCACCTACGCCTCTAGTTGAGAGTATGGAACAAGACCTGTCAGACTGGTTGCAGAAAAGCCATCAGCTCATGGATAAACGCAGTGAAGCGGCAAACAATAAGGTGCACTTCGATCTCCATATCGAGTCTCCCTTACTGCTCACGTTTTTGAACGACCTACTACTCAAAATTGATCAGAGTTATCCCAATGCGAGCATTAAGACCAGCAATTGGGACTACGATTCAATAGATGCTCTAATTCGTGGTGAGGCTGATATTGCGTTCACGGGGCGAGAAACTCACCCGAGGTCAAAAGAGTCTCTGGATTTGATGCCCTACTCTATCGACTTTGAAGTGTTGTTCAACGACGAACCTAAGGTGTTTCTGCGAGACGATCATCCTGCTCTAAAAGAAGAGTGGGCGCTCGATACCTTCCTCAAGTACACCCACATCAACATCGTGTGGGAGAAAAGCGAAACATGGGCTCTTGATGAAGTCCTGAAAGAGATAGGGAGAACCCGAAATGTTGGGTTGACCCTATCTAGCTTTGAGCAAGCTCTTTATATGGCAGCGCAACCGGAGCATCAAATGCTGACAACCTCTCCCGGCTATTGTGAAGATTATATCAAGCAACTTCATCCCAATTTAGTCGCACTGCCGCTACCGCTAGCAGGTGAACAGTTAGAGAAACTGACGATCCCATTCACCATGATGTGGCATAAGCGTAATGCTTATAACCCTAAGCTTGTTTGGCTCAAAGAGACACTCAGAAGCTTAATGACAAACTAA
- a CDS encoding sulfatase family protein: MKFKFNPLTSAFALGAMTLANVAVANQEPEQPNILVIMADDLGQWATGLQNKEYIDTPNLDYLAETGVRFENGMTPAPVSSAARASFHTGKMPSQHGVYDFLAENPEFDANWLDGEKLLSERMQDLGYRTALIGKWHATTDSKDPIRGFDRWLSYDALKAGWKNQYLHSGTVLFSSDGKNVEHTGVQAQYLTKETVKFIDQPSDKPFFVSLNYVEPHFPFEDLPERLVEKYRPIAHKVVAFGGNSALDNMSDYTLTPGNHEETLAQYLAAVSLLDDQVGQLLDSLEGRGLLDNTMIAFVSDHGLLMGQYGLYGKVNASFPYNYYEETVRIPFIIKGPKSMVRTKQVRGEFVDLLDLHATILDAASAGKPYDYSYGPGQSLLAMMKGERVRDWKEYQIAERGNSRMITNGRWKLVRYYAKDGSPQDNWYDLANPMGERYLSEPPQAALQNKMSDELETFFDKYSTEEHDGLNVWKMAYPNFTSENILKHQRWN; this comes from the coding sequence ATGAAGTTTAAATTTAACCCCCTCACCAGTGCCTTTGCTTTAGGAGCAATGACATTGGCAAATGTGGCTGTCGCTAACCAAGAGCCTGAACAGCCCAATATTCTCGTGATCATGGCGGACGACCTAGGGCAATGGGCAACAGGGCTACAAAACAAAGAGTACATCGACACCCCAAACCTTGATTATCTTGCTGAAACAGGGGTTAGATTTGAAAATGGGATGACACCTGCGCCGGTGAGTAGTGCTGCACGGGCATCATTTCATACCGGTAAAATGCCATCTCAACATGGTGTTTATGACTTCTTAGCGGAGAATCCAGAGTTTGATGCCAATTGGCTCGATGGTGAGAAATTGCTGTCAGAGCGCATGCAAGATCTTGGCTATAGAACCGCACTCATCGGTAAATGGCATGCCACGACAGACAGTAAAGATCCGATTCGTGGTTTTGATCGCTGGTTGAGCTATGACGCGCTCAAAGCTGGTTGGAAAAACCAATACCTTCACAGCGGTACCGTGCTGTTTTCAAGTGATGGTAAAAATGTTGAACATACTGGGGTTCAAGCTCAATACCTAACAAAAGAGACGGTGAAATTCATCGATCAGCCGAGCGATAAACCGTTCTTCGTTAGTCTAAACTATGTGGAACCACACTTTCCGTTCGAAGATCTGCCAGAACGTTTAGTTGAGAAATATCGTCCAATCGCCCATAAAGTGGTGGCATTTGGTGGTAACTCTGCTCTGGATAATATGAGTGATTACACGCTTACTCCCGGCAACCACGAAGAAACCCTAGCCCAGTATTTAGCTGCTGTCTCTCTGCTGGATGATCAAGTCGGTCAGCTTCTTGATAGCCTTGAAGGTAGAGGGTTACTGGATAACACCATGATCGCGTTTGTTTCTGACCACGGCTTATTGATGGGCCAATATGGTTTATACGGCAAGGTGAATGCGAGCTTCCCATATAATTACTATGAAGAGACGGTTAGGATCCCATTTATCATTAAAGGTCCTAAGTCTATGGTTCGCACTAAACAAGTTCGTGGCGAGTTTGTTGACCTTCTAGATCTACATGCAACGATTCTAGACGCAGCAAGTGCTGGCAAACCTTATGACTATAGCTACGGTCCAGGGCAATCCTTGCTTGCAATGATGAAAGGTGAACGTGTAAGAGATTGGAAAGAGTACCAAATTGCAGAACGTGGTAACTCACGGATGATCACAAATGGGCGTTGGAAATTGGTTCGTTACTACGCGAAAGATGGCTCACCACAAGACAATTGGTATGACTTGGCAAACCCGATGGGAGAGCGTTACTTATCTGAGCCACCTCAAGCGGCACTTCAAAACAAAATGAGCGATGAACTAGAAACATTTTTCGATAAGTATTCAACCGAAGAACATGATGGTTTGAATGTTTGGAAGATGGCTTACCCTAACTTCACGTCTGAGAACATCCTCAAGCATCAGCGCTGGAACTAA
- a CDS encoding Crp/Fnr family transcriptional regulator: MLVTQQDIYHSDELLQLLQSNENKLNLRSTILPSGKTILHQGDEIEDILFICQGEVSLYRTSEGGRRYQLGCYKHNGFLGLMELFSGKTCFYSVVLESEAQAYIVNGSAFQQLVCETPELAASTFKHLTSKWYLSVERMTRNILHSITYCVVDDLLEHEAQSSGQPYTANKNLECERLGTSLRVYNRILKQLSERGAIRVHRSYLEVLSVSILEQVRLEEVEK; the protein is encoded by the coding sequence ATGCTAGTTACCCAGCAGGATATCTATCATTCAGATGAGCTACTGCAATTATTGCAAAGCAATGAGAACAAGTTGAACCTGCGCTCTACGATACTTCCTAGTGGTAAAACCATCTTGCATCAAGGTGACGAGATAGAAGACATCTTGTTTATATGCCAAGGAGAAGTGTCACTGTATCGAACTTCTGAAGGAGGACGGCGCTATCAGTTGGGCTGCTACAAACACAATGGTTTTCTTGGACTCATGGAACTATTTTCTGGCAAAACATGCTTCTACTCCGTTGTTTTAGAATCTGAAGCCCAAGCTTATATTGTTAATGGCAGTGCTTTTCAGCAACTGGTGTGCGAAACGCCAGAGCTTGCCGCCAGCACATTCAAACACCTCACATCGAAATGGTATCTATCCGTCGAGAGAATGACTCGTAATATACTACACTCAATCACCTACTGCGTTGTCGATGACTTACTCGAACATGAGGCGCAATCATCTGGTCAGCCTTATACCGCGAATAAGAACCTTGAGTGTGAAAGGCTTGGTACTAGCCTAAGAGTTTACAATCGTATTTTAAAACAACTGTCTGAACGTGGCGCAATTCGTGTTCATCGCAGCTACTTGGAAGTGTTAAGTGTTTCGATACTTGAGCAAGTTCGATTAGAAGAAGTAGAAAAATAG
- a CDS encoding lipocalin-like domain-containing protein, producing MIQTIKLTTFTLLTLALLGCEEQQPQTMGTLLGSAESNQSQDDQFTPVTEGVEINFPADHQAHPDFRHEWWYLTANLTDEDGQALGVQWTQFRFAAAPPSNSNEAKKTQWQSSQIYMAHSAVTTQKKHYADEKWSRDHAALAGVDVSPFRVYLDDWQWTSSTDDLFPATLNASSEQFGYSLILTSSAPYQKQGKQGYSEKSADGQVASYYYSQPFIDVSGQVVIDGNTHQVFGKGWIDREWSSQFLLDSQQGWDWFALRLNDETSLVVFQLRDSETGSASYSNARLMNQDGSGTAIARDEIAMRVQKYTEIDNRDYPTEWTISIPNHEIELTVSALNPNAKMPLSVPYWEGPVIIQGSHTGSGYMELTGY from the coding sequence ATGATTCAAACCATCAAACTCACCACTTTTACTCTACTCACTCTGGCACTCCTTGGTTGCGAAGAGCAGCAACCTCAAACCATGGGGACACTATTAGGAAGTGCTGAAAGCAACCAATCACAAGATGACCAGTTCACTCCCGTTACAGAAGGAGTTGAAATCAACTTCCCCGCAGACCACCAAGCCCATCCCGACTTTCGCCATGAATGGTGGTACTTAACTGCCAATTTAACCGATGAAGATGGCCAAGCACTCGGAGTGCAGTGGACCCAATTTCGCTTTGCCGCTGCTCCGCCATCCAATTCAAATGAAGCTAAGAAAACACAATGGCAAAGCAGCCAGATCTACATGGCGCACAGTGCTGTTACTACTCAGAAAAAACACTACGCAGATGAAAAATGGTCTCGTGACCACGCAGCCTTGGCAGGTGTCGATGTTTCACCATTTCGGGTTTATCTTGATGATTGGCAATGGACATCGTCGACCGATGATCTTTTCCCTGCCACGTTGAATGCGAGCTCCGAACAGTTCGGCTACTCGCTTATTCTCACCAGTAGCGCGCCTTATCAAAAGCAAGGTAAGCAGGGATACAGCGAAAAAAGTGCAGATGGACAAGTGGCTTCCTACTACTACAGCCAGCCGTTTATTGATGTTTCTGGTCAAGTCGTCATTGATGGCAATACGCATCAAGTCTTCGGAAAAGGTTGGATAGATAGGGAGTGGAGTTCACAATTCTTGCTTGATTCACAACAGGGATGGGATTGGTTTGCTTTAAGACTTAATGATGAAACCAGCCTAGTGGTATTCCAACTGCGCGACTCTGAAACGGGGAGCGCAAGTTACTCCAACGCACGCTTAATGAATCAAGACGGTTCAGGTACTGCTATTGCTCGAGATGAGATTGCAATGCGTGTGCAGAAATATACAGAAATCGATAACCGAGACTACCCAACAGAGTGGACAATCTCGATTCCAAACCACGAAATTGAACTTACCGTTTCGGCACTCAATCCCAACGCAAAAATGCCGCTGTCCGTCCCATACTGGGAAGGCCCTGTCATCATCCAAGGTTCCCACACTGGAAGTGGGTATATGGAACTGACGGGGTATTGA
- a CDS encoding MalY/PatB family protein, with the protein MFKAIPDNQNALDKFIKHDSKMLKQVYGSDDVTPYWIADMAFPIATPITQAIQGLVSRETYSYEFDSETIFKEIALWNQKRHGLELDPAKFVQVPGVLSAIALLVREFTEKGEGVLIQTPVYHQFRRLIESAGRTAVNNTLKIEQDRYVMDFDAFEEQLRDGNVKMVLLCNPHNPVGRVWTQQELARMVEIAEKYQTLIVSDEVHADIIFDGAKFTSLAEFDYEKSVTIIGSPAKNFGLNSISNGYIYAANNDLKEQINATVESMALSHGNAFTTYATIAAYQQGEEWFELFLQYTQASRDWIIEFMAEHLPQVKVFKPQGTNQIWFDFTGLRLEAEQLKSLLVNDAKLALTPGTWFGEPDQNFYRMNFAAPLEQIKASLQSLREAVNRV; encoded by the coding sequence ATGTTTAAAGCCATTCCAGATAACCAAAACGCCCTTGATAAATTCATCAAGCACGACAGCAAAATGCTCAAACAAGTCTATGGTTCGGATGACGTTACCCCTTATTGGATTGCCGATATGGCTTTTCCTATCGCGACACCAATTACGCAAGCGATACAGGGCTTGGTAAGTCGCGAAACTTACTCCTATGAGTTTGATTCTGAAACAATTTTTAAAGAGATTGCGCTTTGGAACCAGAAACGTCACGGCTTGGAGTTAGATCCAGCCAAGTTTGTGCAAGTGCCAGGTGTATTAAGTGCCATTGCTCTATTGGTTCGCGAATTTACGGAAAAAGGTGAGGGTGTCCTTATCCAAACTCCTGTCTATCACCAGTTCCGCCGCTTGATCGAGTCGGCAGGTAGAACCGCGGTCAACAATACGCTTAAGATTGAACAAGATCGTTATGTCATGGATTTTGATGCGTTTGAGGAACAACTTCGTGACGGTAACGTGAAGATGGTTCTATTGTGTAACCCTCACAATCCTGTTGGTCGAGTATGGACACAGCAAGAGCTGGCTCGAATGGTTGAGATTGCAGAGAAATACCAGACCTTGATCGTGAGTGATGAAGTGCATGCAGATATCATTTTTGATGGCGCGAAGTTTACCAGCCTGGCTGAGTTCGATTATGAGAAGAGCGTGACCATCATTGGCTCTCCCGCTAAAAACTTCGGCCTGAATAGCATCTCCAATGGTTACATTTACGCGGCTAATAACGACCTGAAAGAGCAAATCAACGCGACAGTCGAATCCATGGCGCTGAGTCACGGCAACGCTTTTACAACGTATGCGACGATCGCGGCTTACCAACAAGGCGAAGAATGGTTTGAACTGTTTCTTCAATACACACAAGCGAGTCGCGACTGGATCATTGAGTTCATGGCAGAACACCTACCGCAAGTTAAGGTATTCAAGCCACAAGGCACTAACCAGATTTGGTTTGATTTTACTGGATTGCGTCTAGAGGCCGAGCAACTTAAGTCACTGCTTGTGAACGACGCGAAACTGGCATTGACTCCCGGTACTTGGTTTGGTGAACCCGATCAGAACTTTTATCGCATGAACTTTGCTGCACCATTAGAGCAAATAAAAGCCTCGCTACAATCATTGCGGGAGGCTGTGAACAGGGTCTAG
- a CDS encoding AraC family transcriptional regulator, which yields MVSLIKCGYAQYLVAGYIKLGLDPHPLIAESGLPSQLMDLDEAFIPHDSVKKLVSLLASELEVEQFKQLVKTALQRNSVQRLVGEFRHCKTVRDALRETSNIYLHDSTNVDVGLDVTYGESWYWCKRKTEDSSEFVWSEVYAIAYIVELIRTLSRTDWQPSKIKVQSPNVEYHRGVISKTCQYYVNDSKIEIYVEDVILDTELHLPGRVLDRPLLEQDWHSSYTEKVFTALYPYAKDLDLTIARSADLLKTSPRTLQRRLGEEGTTFRALKDSLMFTCAVELMTEGYPLTHIATQLSFSDLPQFSRSFKRVSGLSPQKYQMTILDAGSIS from the coding sequence ATGGTTTCTCTTATCAAGTGTGGATACGCGCAATATTTGGTGGCTGGCTACATAAAATTGGGGCTTGATCCGCACCCGTTGATTGCCGAGTCTGGTCTGCCCTCACAACTTATGGATCTCGATGAAGCATTTATCCCGCACGATTCAGTTAAGAAGTTGGTTTCCTTGTTGGCGAGTGAACTTGAGGTCGAGCAGTTTAAACAGCTAGTTAAGACTGCGTTGCAACGAAACTCTGTCCAGCGATTAGTCGGCGAGTTTCGACATTGTAAAACCGTAAGGGACGCTTTGCGCGAAACCAGCAATATTTATCTGCATGATTCCACAAATGTAGATGTTGGGTTGGATGTTACTTACGGAGAGAGCTGGTACTGGTGTAAACGAAAAACAGAAGACAGCTCAGAATTTGTTTGGTCGGAAGTTTACGCGATAGCTTATATCGTTGAACTCATTCGAACATTGTCTCGCACAGATTGGCAGCCTTCAAAGATTAAGGTTCAGTCACCAAATGTTGAATATCATCGAGGTGTTATTTCAAAGACGTGCCAATATTATGTCAATGATTCAAAAATCGAAATTTACGTTGAAGATGTGATCTTAGATACCGAGTTGCACTTGCCGGGAAGAGTTTTAGATAGACCATTACTCGAGCAAGACTGGCATTCAAGTTATACCGAGAAAGTATTTACGGCTTTATACCCTTACGCCAAGGATCTCGACTTGACCATCGCGCGATCCGCTGATCTTTTAAAAACATCGCCCAGAACCTTACAACGTAGATTGGGCGAAGAGGGCACGACGTTTAGAGCACTAAAAGACAGTTTAATGTTCACTTGCGCGGTCGAGTTGATGACAGAGGGCTACCCGTTAACTCATATCGCCACTCAACTCTCTTTTTCCGATTTGCCGCAATTCTCTCGTTCATTTAAAAGGGTGAGTGGCTTGAGCCCACAAAAATATCAAATGACGATTTTAGACGCCGGTAGTATAAGCTGA
- a CDS encoding HlyD family secretion protein, with product MDRFVKVVACLAAVIFLWYVAADRITPFTSNARVKAVVTPIIPMVSGTVIDIQAVNTEAVKAGALLARIDPRPFELVLERRKAELETTTQDVGASSSEVERAQAQLTRQQANLESVKVQTARWLELERKRLIPKAKADEARASLSDAESAVEVARAEYQSAASRLGSDGQDNPKVRSALVNLAQAELELTYTELRAPSDGGVVNLSVAAGAHAQAGQPIMTFIDGRDIWIEAYMTENNVGKIDAGDSVSVVLDTHPGRVFKGEVESIVSAAFHDNLGADGLPNPSTNNNWLREPQRFPIRIVLTDYRSANSDDDVKLFLNGQADVIIYTGDNTLMNLLASAYIRTMSLLSYLY from the coding sequence ATGGATAGATTCGTAAAGGTTGTCGCGTGCCTAGCAGCCGTTATATTTCTTTGGTATGTGGCCGCAGACAGGATTACACCGTTTACTTCCAACGCTAGAGTGAAAGCTGTCGTGACGCCTATCATTCCAATGGTAAGCGGGACTGTCATCGATATACAGGCCGTGAATACGGAAGCTGTAAAGGCTGGCGCTCTGCTCGCTCGTATCGACCCTCGTCCATTTGAGCTTGTTCTTGAAAGAAGAAAAGCGGAACTAGAAACGACAACTCAAGATGTTGGGGCCTCGTCATCTGAAGTTGAACGAGCACAAGCACAGTTGACTCGACAACAAGCCAACCTGGAAAGTGTAAAAGTTCAGACAGCGAGATGGCTTGAGTTAGAAAGAAAAAGATTAATTCCTAAAGCAAAAGCAGATGAAGCGAGGGCTAGTTTATCTGATGCTGAAAGCGCCGTAGAAGTGGCTCGCGCAGAATATCAAAGTGCGGCATCGAGGCTAGGCAGTGATGGTCAAGATAACCCTAAAGTCCGCTCTGCTTTGGTGAACCTTGCACAAGCAGAGTTAGAGCTCACTTATACTGAATTAAGAGCACCATCTGATGGCGGCGTGGTCAATTTATCAGTTGCTGCTGGAGCTCATGCACAAGCAGGTCAACCAATAATGACATTCATTGATGGTAGAGATATCTGGATCGAAGCCTACATGACCGAGAACAATGTCGGCAAAATCGATGCAGGCGACAGCGTGAGCGTTGTGTTGGATACACATCCTGGACGAGTATTTAAAGGAGAAGTTGAAAGTATTGTTTCTGCGGCTTTTCATGACAACCTTGGGGCTGACGGTCTGCCAAACCCATCCACTAACAACAACTGGCTGAGAGAGCCACAAAGATTCCCTATAAGAATCGTACTAACGGATTACAGAAGCGCCAATAGCGACGATGACGTGAAGCTGTTTCTCAATGGCCAAGCAGACGTCATCATCTACACTGGCGATAACACGTTAATGAACCTTTTAGCGTCAGCCTATATAAGAACTATGTCTCTGTTAAGCTACCTATACTAG